One genomic window of Myxocyprinus asiaticus isolate MX2 ecotype Aquarium Trade chromosome 5, UBuf_Myxa_2, whole genome shotgun sequence includes the following:
- the LOC127440726 gene encoding gastrula zinc finger protein XlCGF57.1-like isoform X2, producing the protein MYLVKEESEDISITEPCKIKNEDTEEQRDLIKEKEESQEHNDVEEKHHDHTFYNFISAEESFSGSKAEIIFSQKITQRTRGKNYFTCSHCGKSFTQKKNLNAHLKLHTGEKPFTCIQCGKSFAHKRNLHCHLRIHTGEKPFTCLQCGKSFVHKRNLHRHLRIHTGEEPFKCLWCGKSIANIRNLQHHMIIHNEEKPFTCSQCGKSFIEKINFNTHLKLHTGEKPFTCLQCGKSFAHKRNVHRHMRIHTGEKPFACLQCGKSFAHKINLHLHMRIHTGEKPFACLQCGKSFAHKRNLHCHMIIHTGEKHFTCHQCGNSFAHKRNLDRHMRIHTGEKPFTCSQCGKSFANIRNLQYHMRIHTGEKPFTCSQCGKSFTEKIIFNTHLKLHTVEKPFSCLQCEKNFAHKRNLDRHMRIHTGEKPFTCLQCGRSFAHKGDLQHHMRIHTGEKPFTCLQCGKRFANKRNLQYHMRIHTGEKPFTCSQCGKSFRVKGHLQCHMRIHTGEKPFTCSQCGKSFTQASHLTLHLRSHSGFKPFN; encoded by the exons atgtatttggttaaagAGGAAAGTGAAGACATCAGTATTACAGAACCatgcaaaattaaaaatgaagatactgaggaacaaagag ACTTGATAAAAGAGAAAGAGGAGAGTCAAGAACATAATGACgtggaggagaaacatcatgatcatacattttataatttcatCTCTGCTGAAGAATCTTTTAGTGGCTCAAAGGCTGAAATTATTTTCTCACAGAAAATAACTCAAAGAACAAGAGGCAAAAATTATTTCACCTGctctcactgtggaaagagtttcacacaaaaaaaaaaccttaacgcTCACTTAAaacttcacactggagagaagcctttcacctgcattcagtgtggaaagagttttgcacataaAAGAAATCTTCATTGTCatctgagaattcacactggagagaagcctttcacctgccttcagtgtggaaagagttttgtgcATAAAAGAAATCTTCACCGTCacttaagaattcacactggagaggaGCCTTTCAAATGCCTTTGGTGTGGAAAGAGTATTGCAAATATAAGAAATCTTCAGCATCACATGATAATTCACAATgaagagaagcctttcacctgctctcagtgtggcaAGAGTTTCATAGAGAAAATAAACTTTAACACTCACTTAAaacttcacactggagagaagcctttcacctgccttcagtgtggaaagagttttgcacataaAAGAAATGTTCaccgtcacatgagaattcacactggagagaagcctttcgcctgccttcagtgtggaaagagttttgcacataaAATAAATCTTCAccttcacatgagaattcacactggagagaagcctttcgcctgccttcagtgtggaaagagttttgcacataaAAGAAATCTTCACTGTCACATgataattcacactggagagaagcatttcacctgccatcagtgtggaaacaGTTTTGCACATAAAAGAAATCTTGaccgtcacatgagaattcacacgggagagaagcctttcacctgctctcagtgtggaaagagttttgcaaataTAAGAAATCTTCAgtatcacatgagaattcacactggagagaagcctttcacctgctctcagtgtggcaAGAGTTTCACAGAGAAAATAATCTTTAACACTCACTTAAAACTTCACACTGTAGAGAAGCCTTTCAGCTGCCTCCAGTGTGAAAAGAATTTTGCACATAAAAGAAATCTTGaccgtcacatgagaattcacacaggagagaagcctttcacctgccttcagtgtggaaggaGTTTTGCACATAAAGGAGATCTTCAgcatcacatgagaattcacaccggagagaaacctttcacatgccttcagtgtggaaagagatttgcaaataaaagaaATCTTCAgtatcacatgagaattcacaccggagagaagcctttcacctgctctcagtgtggcaAGAGTTTCAGAGTGAAAGGAcatcttcagtgtcacatgagaattcacaccggagagaagcctttcacctgctctcagtgtggaaagagtttcacacaagcaAGCCATCTAACACTTCATCTGCGCTCTCACTCTGGATTTAAGCCATTTAACTGA